One region of Centropristis striata isolate RG_2023a ecotype Rhode Island chromosome 3, C.striata_1.0, whole genome shotgun sequence genomic DNA includes:
- the tmem74b gene encoding transmembrane protein 74B, protein MEPSFNAVELRELRGGGARQGVSSTPASAPWTAATAGYTARGFENASYQQDEEPVARQQGATVPASTSDSSKGEQQHQELSPRSYDEEEGGGGQEEGQEFTEFNPTDDNTADYGFIFALVFLVSGIVLVVIAYTIPREAKVDPDSVSARQMEKLEMYYAQLGSHLDKCIIAGLGLLTLGGMFLSVLLMVSICRGEMYRRRAAFVRPKRTYGSINLRMKQLPTGEAGGGGGEGEDGGEDFLVEHAEMRNDTQPGPSRDSKSEPGPSRNNTPPPAAAAAAASSSISSAVN, encoded by the exons ATGGAGCCCTCTTTCAACGCCGTAGAGCTCCGGGAGCTGCGGGGTGGAGGAGCTCGGCAAGGCGTGTCTTCGACGCCAGCCTCTGCGCCCTGGACAGCAGCCACAGCAGGCTACACCGCCCGGGGCTTCGAGAACGCCTCCTACCAGCAGGACGAGGAGCCCGTGGCCCGCCAGCAGGGGGCTACTGTGCCAGCCTCGACTTCAGACAGCAGCAAG GGGGAGCAGCAACATCAGGAGCTCTCTCCGCGGTCTTACGATGAGGAGGAAGGAGGCGGAGGGCAGGAGGAAGGTCAGGAGTTCACTGAGTTCAACCCCACCGACGACAACACCGCGGACTATGGCTTCATCTTCGCCCTGGTGTTCCTGGTGAGCGGGATCGTCCTGGTGGTCATTGCCTACACCATCCCCCGAGAGGCCAAAGTTGATCCGGACTCCGTATCAGCCCGCCAGATGGAGAAGCTGGAGATGTACTACGCCCAGCTGGGCTCCCACCTTGACAAGTGCATCATCGCGGGCCTGGGCCTACTGACTTTGGGGGGGATGTTCCTGTCTGTGCTGCTCATGGTGTCCATCTGCCGCGGCGAGATGTACCGACGCAGGGCGGCATTTGTCCGACCCAAGAGGACTTACGGCTCCATCAACCTGAGGATGAAGCAGCTGCCGACTGGAGAGGCAGGGGGAGGTGGTGGCGAGGGAGaggacggaggagaggatttttTGGTGGAACACGCAGAGATGCGGAATGACACACAGCCAGGTCCGAGCCGGGACTCCAAATCAGAACCGGGACCGAGCAGGAACAACACTCctccccctgctgctgctgctgctgctgcttcatccTCTATTTCATCAGCTGTCAACTAG
- the psmf1 gene encoding proteasome inhibitor PI31 subunit: MAGLEVLYACVGGSVTCPQDAVVCFVHWEMVKSGYRCLGSGDEPCSTDKKSELLPSDWSSNKELYSLRYKANDGDTQLLLKAISVDSTLIFNLMNYSSQQVSDLTVNISDHVDAEHLQIFDRVFKHADSLSEKVTTQLLPSQDRSTGQRRSRREEEDKEEEQRRGRVDNDPLRIPNRQPRQGPPHWADPMVPPFSAGGADLDPFRSPSSGGMIVDPLRSGYPRSGFDPSSGIPDILPPGAVPPGARFDPFGPGGRHRPGPDPDHMPPPGYDDMFM, encoded by the exons ATGGCGGGCCTGGAGGTGTTGTATGCGTGTGTCGGCGGCAGCGTCACCTGTCCACAGGACGCCGTGGTGTGCTTCGTCCACTGGGAGATGGTGAAGAGCGGGTACAGGTGCCTCGGCTCTGGGGACGAG cCCTGCAGCACTGATAAGAAGTCCGAGCTGCTGCCTTCTGACTGGAGTAGCAACAAGGAACTGTACAGTCTGCGATATAAAGCCAATGACGGAGACACCCAGCTGCTGCTCAAAGCCATCTCTGTCGACTCCACCTTGATCTTCAACCTGATG AACTACAGCTCGCAGCAGGTGTCAGACTTGACGGTGAACATCAGCGATCATGTGGATGCAGAGCACCTGCAAATATTTGACCG tgtgttcaaGCATGCCGACAGCCTGTCAGAGAAGGTGACAACTCAGCTGTTGCCCTCACAGGACAGATCAACTGGTCAGAGAAGGAGTCGGAGGGAGGAAgaagacaaggaggaggagcagaggcgTGGAAGAGTGGACAACGACCCGCTCCGCATCCCCAACAGACAGCCTCGCCAGGGACCGCCACACTG GGCTGACCCCATGGTTCCTCCGTTTTCAGCTGGAGGAGCAGATCTGGATCCCTTCCG GTCTCCCAGCAGTGGCGGGATGATCGTTGACCCGTTGAGGTCGGGGTATCCTCGTTCTGGTTTTGATCCATCCAGCGGGATACCAGACATTCTGCCTCCTGGAGCTGTTCCCCCGGGTGCTCGCTTCGACCCGTTTGGGCCCGGTGGACGACACAGACCAgg GCCGGACCCCGACCACATGCCCCCGCCCGGCTACGACGACATGTTCATGTAG